CAGATGTTCCAGCTGCTTTACAACGTGATGCTACTGATGGAGTACAATCCGTGCACGTTGAAGTTCAAAATCCAGCTGAAATTGACGCCTTGTTTGATTCAGCTATCGTTTACGCTAAGGGTGCTAGAATGCTAGTAATGGTTCGTGCCTTGTTAGGAGACGACAACTTACGTAAGGGCTTGAAGATGTACTTTGAAGCTCATAAGTACAACAATGCCAAGGGTAGCGATCTCTGGGATGCCTTAGGTAAAGCTTCTGGCATGGATGTTGGTAAGATTATGAACTCATGGCTAGAACAACCTGGTTATCCAGTTGTATCTGCTAGTGTAGTTGATGGCAAGTTGACTTTGTCACAACAACAATTCTTTATTGGTGAAGGAAAAGAACTTGGCCGTCAATGGCAAATTCCTTTGAACAGCAATTATGATGCTGCTCCTACAATTATGGCTGATAAAACCATTACTTTAGGTAATTACGATAAGCTACGTAAAGAAAGTGGCAAGCCATTCCGCTTGAACGTTGGTAACAACTCTCACTTCATCGTTAAGTATGATGAGACTTTACAAAAGGATATTTTTGATAATATTGAAACAGTTGATACCATTTCACAACTTGGCTTACTACAAGATCTTCGTTTGTTAGCCGATGCTCGTCAGATTTCATACGCGGATGTTGTTCCAATGCTTGAAGGCTTCTCTGAAAGTGAATCTTCAACTGTCACAGCCGCAATGTATCGAATTGCTAATAATTTGAAGAAATTTGTGAAACCAGATAGCGCTGAAGAGAAAGCTTTGCAAGCCTTTTATGATAAATTAAGTGCTAAACAAGTTGCCCGCTTGGGATGGACACCTAAGGATAATGAATCAATTGACGATCAATTGACAAGACCTTATGTTTTGAATGCAGCTTTGTATGCTAAGAATGAAAAAGCAGTTGTTGCAGCACATGATTTATTTACTGCCAACAAAGATGATTTGGCCAATTTGTCAGCTGATATTCGTTACTTAGTTTTGAGAAATGAAGTTAAGAATTATGGCAATGAACAATTAATCAACAGTTTGTTGAATGAATATAAGACAACTTCTGACCCAAGTTATAAAGATGATTTGTCAGTGGCTATTCCAAGTACAACAGATGCTAAATTGATTGGTGAGATTGTTGATAAATTTGAAGATGCCGATACAATTAAGCCACAAGATCTACGTTCATGGTATCGTGGATTGTTGAACAACGATGCTGGGCAACAAGCTGCTTGGGATTGGATCAGAAATGATTGGCAATGGTTGGAAGATACCGTTGGTGGCGATATGGAATTTGCTACTTACATTACCGTTACATCGAACTCCTTCCATACGCCAAAACGCTTGGAAGAATTCAAGAAGTTCTTCGAACCTAAGATCAATACACCAGGATTGACTCGTGAGATCACAATGGATATCAGCATTGTAGAAACTAAAGTTAACCTAGTCGAAGATGAAAAAGAAGCTGTTAATGCAGCAATTGCTAAAGCTTAATAGCTTGATATTATTAAATTGAAATCACGCTTTTTTTGAGTATTAAAGAAGGCCCGTATAATAGCCGTCAAGACTATTATACGGGCCTTTAATTATGCCTGAAATTGTATTTAATATAGTTTTAACTATAAAATTAATCTAGCCTAACAAAAATATTGTACCAGTATTAAGTATATGCTATTGTATAGATATGGCGAATATCGCCATGGAATGGAGGCTCTTTATGCTTACAGTTAAGAACCTCACTGTCGCTTATGATGACACACCAGTATTTTCTGATGTTGCCGTTAATTTTAACGCGGGTAAGATAACTGGAATCATTGGACCGAACGGTGCAGGAAAATCGACCTTGATCAAAGCTATTTTAAATTTGATTAAAGTAAAGCAAGGTCAAGTTGATTATGACGGAAAGTCAATTAAGTCAGTACAAAAGAGTATTGCTTACGTTGAACAGAGAAAGGATCTCGATTTAACTTTTCCAATTGATGTCTTTGATTTGGTATTGACAGGAACCTACGGAAAGTTAGGCTTGTTTAAAAATCCTGGGAAGACAGAAAAACAAGCTAGTCGAGAAGCTTTAAAACAAGTTTCCTTGAGTGAATTTTCTAAACGCCAGATTGGGAATCTCTCGGGTGGACAATTACAACGGGTCTTTGTAGCTCGGGCAATCGTTCAACAAGCCGAGATTATTATTTTGGATGAACCTTTTGTCGGAATTGATCTTCAAAGCGAAACGGCAATCATGTCGATTTTAAAACAATGGCGTGACGCTGGAAAAACTATTATCGTTATTCACCATGATTTGAATAAAGTTACGAAGTATTTTGACGACTTAGTAGTCTTGAATCATGGAATCGTTGATTTTGGACCTACAAAAGAAGTTTATAATCCACAAAATATTGAACGAGCCTTTAGTGCAGATCTTTCTTCGGTCCTTTTTACAGGAAAGGCGGGTGTGCAGTGATGGCATCATTGATGGAATTCTTTCAAGCGTTAGGTAAGTACGATTTCCTCCAAAGTGCTTTATTGACAGCAATTATGGTTGGAATCATGTCAGGAATTATTGGTAGTTTCATTATTTTACGAGGGATGTCGCTGATGGGGGATGCCATTTCCCATTCGGTGTTACCCGGAGTTGCTGTGGCGTACATGTTAGGAATTAATATTTTGATTGGTGCCTCAATTTTTGGAGTGCTCGCCGCATTATTGATCGGTTTCGTAGCTTCAAAAAGTAAGATTAAAACTGACACATCTATCGGAGTCGTCTTTAGTGCCTTTTATGCATTAGGATTCATTTTGATCTCGATGGCTGAGAGTTCAACTAATCTACACCATATTTTATTTGGAAATATCCTAGCCGTAAGTGATTCTGATATCATGACAACCGCAGTTGTCTTAGGAATCGTGATTCTATTCGTAGTTACTTTCTATAAAGAACTTTTGGTAACATCATTTGACGCTACATACGCAAGGACTTATGGTCTCAATGTACAGTTGATTCATTATACTTTAATGCTAGTTTTAACATTAGTAACTGTTTCTGCTTTACAAACAGTAGGAATTATTCTAGTAGTGGCAATGCTTATCACACCAGCAGCTACGGCCTTTCTTTGGACGGATAAATTAGGCGTGATGCTTGTTTTGTCAACGATAATTGGAGCAATTTCCTCCATTATAGGATTGTTCTTTAGTTACACCCTAAACTGGGCTTCCGGTCCAGCAATTGTCATAGTTGCAGCAGTATTGTTTGCTTTATCGTTTGTACTTTCTCCCAAACAGAACTTCTTTAAACTGAAAGGAAGTGTCACACGATGAAACGAATTCTAGTTACCTTTATAGCGGTAGTGGCAATGATAAGTGGCGTGTACTTCTTTTTACATGGACGAACGAGCACAATGCAAACGAATAATAATAAGTTACACATAGTAACAACTAATTCAATTTTAGAAGATATGGTTCAAAACGTTGGGAAGGATCGCATCGAGCTTTACAGTATTGTAAAAAGAGGCACTGATCCACATGAATATGAGCCTCAACCGACTGATGTTTCCGCAGCAGCCGATGCTGATATAATTTTTCACAATGGTCTGAACTTAGAAACTGGCGGTAATGGTTGGTTTAATAAACTGGTAGAAACTTCACACAAAGAATTTGATAAGGAAGTTTTTTCAGCTAGTGAAAATGTTAAAGCTAAACATCTGACAACTAATCGGGATGAAGAGGATCCACATGCATGGTTGGATCTGTCCAATGGAATTAAGTATGTTCAACTGATTACACAAGTGATGAAAGAAAAAGATCCACAAAATGCTCAGTTTTATCAGAAAAACTCTGATAAATACATTGCTAAATTGGATAAGTTACATAAAACAGCTCAATCTAGATTTATAGATATTCCACAATCAAAACGACTCCTAGTCACATCGGAAGGGGCCTTTAAATATTTCTCAAGCGCTTATCACGTAACTCCTGCATATATTTGGGAAATAAATACTGAATCACAAGGAACACCAGAACAAATGGAAGAAGTCTTGAGTAAAATTAATCAATCAGAGGTCAAGAGTTTGTTTGTAGAATCATCAGTTTCACCGAAATCAATGAATAAAGTATCTAAAGAAACTGGTTTGAAGATACATTCGAAATTGTTTACCGATTCATTAGCTCAAAGCGGCAGTACTGGCGACACTTATTATTCTATGATGAAATGGAATATTGATAAGATTCACGAAGGACTGAGTAAATAAGCCGAAAACAAAATATTTTTGACTCAAATAAACAGTATTTATTTTCTAAGTACGTAACTGCTTTGACGTATAAAAACGAGAATAAATGCTGTTTTTTTTGCTTTTATGATACAAGTTTAATTAATAAGTCAGTTATGTCTCAGGTTTTATTTATCGGAGTTTATTTTTGATGAAATAAAATATATACGGTCTATAATAGAAATAGTGAATAATACTTTTTTATTTAAGTAATCAGAAAATATATATTTATTTTATTGGGGAGGGTTAATATGAAAAAGAACATTTTAGTGATATTGTTTTTGGCATTACTATTAATAGTAACTAAAAATAATCAACAAGTGGTTAAAGCAACACCACAAATGGATGCCCTACAAGAAGCACAAACCGGTTTAAGTGAAGCACCAGATAATCTAGGATTGGATGGTGATCAGTTCATAGTTGGGGATCTTTCAGGGTACGGTAGTGCTAAGAATAGTGCTATTCTACAAAACTCTTCTAGTCACTCAACAGGAACAACATATGATCCTTTAAGGGCTATCAGAATGACCAACTATATAAATCAACAAGGTTCGATTTGGTCTAATGTTGACGAAGGCAATTTTGTGGATATTCAAAAGAAACAAACTTTGTCATTGTGGATGTATTTTGGACCAGCGCAACATATCAATAAGAATGATGGTTTTGGTGATGGGATGGCCTTTGTTTTACAAAATCCTAGTAACGGAACTACATCCTTTTCACATCGTGGAACCACAATAGGAACTGGCGAAACTTTAGGTGTCTGGGGGATAGACGATAATAACAAGACTAGTGATCCTGCAACTATTGCTAGTACAGCTATTCCTAATAGTTGGGCTTTGGAGTTTGATACTAATGCCAATAATTCTGAAACATCAGGGAATGACTTTGATGAGGGGATTTCTGGACAACATATTGCCTACGCTGATCCCGCTTCTGCAGATACTTATGCTCGACACCATGATCTTCTTAACATTTTAAATAATACTAATTATTTTTCTATGAATCATCAAGGAATCCAAAATGTAACCTTGCATGATGGAAAATGGCATCACTTAACTATTTCTTGGAATCCTAATACTTTTAAAATTACGTATAAATTTAATGATAAGAACCCAGATGGCTCAAAGGGAAGTAATCCAATAACATATACTACCGATAAAATTCAGGCGACTGAGTTTGGTGGACACTCTGCGTTGAGTAGCAATAAATTGCAATGGGGTTTCACGGCAACAAGTGGTTCTGCTTATGAAGCTAACTTGATTGCTTTTGAATCCATTCCTTCATCTGTTGAAGCTGAAGTAAGTTCTGATGTTAGTGATTTGACGCAAGATAAAACTATTACAAGCGATAGTACGAATAAAGATGTTAATGCTGGTGATAAATTGAGCGTTAATTATCATTTGAAGTACGATAGTGGTAGTGATAAATGGCTTAATAATGTGGCAACGATAAAATTGCCTAGCAATGTAACTTATACCAATGGTGATAATAATCAGATCGTGGGTTATATTACTTATGATGATGGCAGTAAAGAACCTTTGTATACTAGTGAAATAGATAGTTCAACTAACACCTTAACTCATACAATAGGTAAAGATTTATCTTCCAGTTCGCCTAATAGTGCAACGATTTCTATTAATGGGACTGCTAATGATGTTACAAGTGATACCAAAGTAGCTTCCGTGCGGACTCAATTCGAGAGTGATAATTTAATTACGGATGCTGATACGCCTGAATTTACTATTAAGAAATTAAAACCAATCAGTTTGAAGTTGAATCAAAGCAATATGACTGTGGATAATAAGCAGGATGCTAATTTAACAGGTACTGTTTCATATGATGACGCAAGTGCTGTCGACAATTCACAAGTAACCGTTCATACGAATTTAAACGGCAAAGATCTAAACAGCTTTAAGATGTCTGATAGTAGTAATGCAAGCAGTGCAACTAGTGGTCAATTGAATTTCACTATAACTACTGATGAGTTGACACAACCTATCAACACTTTGAAAGTTTATGTTGAAGATGATGATGGAAATATTTCATCCACTTCAACAGTTAAAATTACTAAAAAGGGAAGCTTATCCTTGAGTGTTAGTGATTATTCATTTGGCAGCATTAATCAAGCTACTCCTACCGGTTTGATTTCACGCAAGGGAACTTGGAATATTGTTGTTTCTGATGGACGTGAAGAAGGTACGACTGATCCGTGGAATTTATCAGCCGCATCTACTGGTTTAACCAACGGTGATAATGCGTTTAAGGGTGGCTTGATTTTCAAAGACTCCAATGGTTCAGAGCAAACATTATCAGGTGAGAGCGCAGTGGAGATTGCAAAAGGCTACAAGACAATTACTGGCGATGAGAAAACTAACATCGGTCAATCTTGGAATAGTTCAGAGGGAATTATGCTAAAAACTAACGGACTTAATACTAGTGGCAACTATTCGGGAACGGTCAATTGGACTTTGTCAGAATCAATTTAAAATAAAAAAACTCAAAAACTTAGCATATGAGGGCTAAAAGTTTTTGAGTTTTTCTTTGAAATGTCTATAATACTATGATTTTTTGATTATTCAATTTATTTGCTCCATCAATTGAACAATGAAAAAAGTCAAACGAAAAAACGGTCAGTGTGATAACCATCTTAGATGATTAACGCTCTGACCGTTTTAGTGATTAAACCTAGTTGTTATTTCCAAAAATTTGAATGATACTTAAGAACAAGTTGATGAAATCAAGGACTAGGTTAACTGAAGCAAGTAAAGCAATGGCACCAAGACTCTCCGATGTTGCGTTGTTTTGATAAATACGTTTGATATTTTGAGAATCAAAAGCAATGTAGAACAAGAAGAGAATAACGATAACGCCACTTACAAGCATCATCAATGGAGTGCTCTTGAAGATCAAGAGATTAATAGCTTCGACGGCAATGACGGAGATAAGACCGATCATTAAGGTCCGACTCCACTTAGTCAAATCTTTCTTGGTAACGAAACCGATGAAAGCTGAGACAATAAAGATTGCTGAAGTGACAGTTAACGTTTGGATGATACTTTTAGCGGAATAGATATAGAAGATAGGTACTCCGATAAATGATAATGTAAACAAGAATCCTACGTAACTTAAGAATGTTAAGAAGTAAGATCTTGTTGCGAAACGTCCACAGAGACTAATGAAGGCGATAGGAACACCAATCATTAAAATCATGGAAATAATACGATGGTTTGCCATACCTTGGAAAAGTGCCATGGATAAGGCTGTGTTTTTAGCGATTGCTTGAGCACAAATCATCCAAAAAGCAATTCCCAAACCGGTATATAAGTAAACTAGTGATGTAAATCTCGCTAGACCGGTGGCTTTAACTTTATCTATACTTTGCATATTTTCCTCCTCATTTACTACTAATATAATTGTACAATAGAATAACATTTCTTAGTAAAATTAAAAACCACTTTGAGAATAATTAAGGTTAAAACCACTTGTGACAGTATTTAGACCACTCAAGCAAATGTGCTGTATTTGAGCGTTTAAAAGTAGTGTAATACTAATAACGAAAGGGTTGTTCGATGTGAAAATAAAAGTAGATCTTTCACCACAATATTTCGAAAAAGAGATTGTGATTCATGCGGATAAAAATGATGGCGAAGTTAAACAAATTTTGCATAGTCTAAAAGAAATTGAGACTAAATTTCATAGTCTGAATGGTTATTTGGATGACACAGTTTATTCGTTACAATTAACCGATATTTTATTTTTTGAAACTAACGATCGAAATGTTTACGCACATACGAAAAAGAATGCTTTTTTGATACATTATCGTTTGTACGAACTGGAAGAGAATTTACCGGATAATTTTCTACGAGTTTCTAAGTCATGTATCTTAAATACTGATGAAATTCTTTCGTTGACGCATTCGGTTACGGGAAACGTAGTTAAATTCCGAGATACTTACAAGCAAATTTACGTTTCTCGAAGATTCTTGAAGAATTTGAAAATTAAATTAAATCAAAGGAAGGTTTAGATTATGAGAAATAAAAATGGAATCTTTTGGGGCTTGTTTTTACTACTAAGTGCGGTCATTCTAGTAGTCAGCCAGATGCACCTTTTAACATATACTTTGAGCTTTTGGACAATCGTCTTTTCTTTATTCTTGTTGGCAGTTCTAATTAAAAGTTTAGTTTATTTTTCAATACCAGGAAGCGTTTTTTCCCTAGCTTTTTTGGCAATACTTTATGCAAAACCATTAGGTATCACTAATTTAGTTCCTTGGACAATTTTAGGAGCTGCTTTGTTAGTCTCAATGGGGTTGTCTCTAATT
This sequence is a window from Companilactobacillus alimentarius DSM 20249. Protein-coding genes within it:
- a CDS encoding metal ABC transporter solute-binding protein, Zn/Mn family; the encoded protein is MKRILVTFIAVVAMISGVYFFLHGRTSTMQTNNNKLHIVTTNSILEDMVQNVGKDRIELYSIVKRGTDPHEYEPQPTDVSAAADADIIFHNGLNLETGGNGWFNKLVETSHKEFDKEVFSASENVKAKHLTTNRDEEDPHAWLDLSNGIKYVQLITQVMKEKDPQNAQFYQKNSDKYIAKLDKLHKTAQSRFIDIPQSKRLLVTSEGAFKYFSSAYHVTPAYIWEINTESQGTPEQMEEVLSKINQSEVKSLFVESSVSPKSMNKVSKETGLKIHSKLFTDSLAQSGSTGDTYYSMMKWNIDKIHEGLSK
- a CDS encoding metal ABC transporter permease; its protein translation is MASLMEFFQALGKYDFLQSALLTAIMVGIMSGIIGSFIILRGMSLMGDAISHSVLPGVAVAYMLGINILIGASIFGVLAALLIGFVASKSKIKTDTSIGVVFSAFYALGFILISMAESSTNLHHILFGNILAVSDSDIMTTAVVLGIVILFVVTFYKELLVTSFDATYARTYGLNVQLIHYTLMLVLTLVTVSALQTVGIILVVAMLITPAATAFLWTDKLGVMLVLSTIIGAISSIIGLFFSYTLNWASGPAIVIVAAVLFALSFVLSPKQNFFKLKGSVTR
- a CDS encoding metal ABC transporter ATP-binding protein, with amino-acid sequence MLTVKNLTVAYDDTPVFSDVAVNFNAGKITGIIGPNGAGKSTLIKAILNLIKVKQGQVDYDGKSIKSVQKSIAYVEQRKDLDLTFPIDVFDLVLTGTYGKLGLFKNPGKTEKQASREALKQVSLSEFSKRQIGNLSGGQLQRVFVARAIVQQAEIIILDEPFVGIDLQSETAIMSILKQWRDAGKTIIVIHHDLNKVTKYFDDLVVLNHGIVDFGPTKEVYNPQNIERAFSADLSSVLFTGKAGVQ
- a CDS encoding lectin-like domain-containing protein — translated: MKKNILVILFLALLLIVTKNNQQVVKATPQMDALQEAQTGLSEAPDNLGLDGDQFIVGDLSGYGSAKNSAILQNSSSHSTGTTYDPLRAIRMTNYINQQGSIWSNVDEGNFVDIQKKQTLSLWMYFGPAQHINKNDGFGDGMAFVLQNPSNGTTSFSHRGTTIGTGETLGVWGIDDNNKTSDPATIASTAIPNSWALEFDTNANNSETSGNDFDEGISGQHIAYADPASADTYARHHDLLNILNNTNYFSMNHQGIQNVTLHDGKWHHLTISWNPNTFKITYKFNDKNPDGSKGSNPITYTTDKIQATEFGGHSALSSNKLQWGFTATSGSAYEANLIAFESIPSSVEAEVSSDVSDLTQDKTITSDSTNKDVNAGDKLSVNYHLKYDSGSDKWLNNVATIKLPSNVTYTNGDNNQIVGYITYDDGSKEPLYTSEIDSSTNTLTHTIGKDLSSSSPNSATISINGTANDVTSDTKVASVRTQFESDNLITDADTPEFTIKKLKPISLKLNQSNMTVDNKQDANLTGTVSYDDASAVDNSQVTVHTNLNGKDLNSFKMSDSSNASSATSGQLNFTITTDELTQPINTLKVYVEDDDGNISSTSTVKITKKGSLSLSVSDYSFGSINQATPTGLISRKGTWNIVVSDGREEGTTDPWNLSAASTGLTNGDNAFKGGLIFKDSNGSEQTLSGESAVEIAKGYKTITGDEKTNIGQSWNSSEGIMLKTNGLNTSGNYSGTVNWTLSESI
- a CDS encoding M1 family metallopeptidase, with amino-acid sequence MTEIKHFYETFHPAHYDIYLDINRGTKKISGTTKINGDAQEKTVLIHQKYLNIQSVEADGEDVPFKVDDENEGIHIELEKTGETTLTITYDAKLTDSMMGIYPSYYELNGEKKQIIGTQFETTFARQAFPCVDEPEAKAKFDIAIKFDEQPGETVLANMPEVREENGVHYFDTTVRMSTYLIAFAFGDLQSKKTKTKSGVEVGVFATKAHKAKELDFTLDIAKRAIEFYEDFYQTPYPLPHSWQLALPDFSAGAMENWGLVTYREAYLLLDPDNTSIDTKMLVATVVTHELAHQWFGDLVTMKWWDDLWLNESFANMMEYVAVDALEPDWHVWEMFQTSDVPAALQRDATDGVQSVHVEVQNPAEIDALFDSAIVYAKGARMLVMVRALLGDDNLRKGLKMYFEAHKYNNAKGSDLWDALGKASGMDVGKIMNSWLEQPGYPVVSASVVDGKLTLSQQQFFIGEGKELGRQWQIPLNSNYDAAPTIMADKTITLGNYDKLRKESGKPFRLNVGNNSHFIVKYDETLQKDIFDNIETVDTISQLGLLQDLRLLADARQISYADVVPMLEGFSESESSTVTAAMYRIANNLKKFVKPDSAEEKALQAFYDKLSAKQVARLGWTPKDNESIDDQLTRPYVLNAALYAKNEKAVVAAHDLFTANKDDLANLSADIRYLVLRNEVKNYGNEQLINSLLNEYKTTSDPSYKDDLSVAIPSTTDAKLIGEIVDKFEDADTIKPQDLRSWYRGLLNNDAGQQAAWDWIRNDWQWLEDTVGGDMEFATYITVTSNSFHTPKRLEEFKKFFEPKINTPGLTREITMDISIVETKVNLVEDEKEAVNAAIAKA
- a CDS encoding Bax inhibitor-1/YccA family protein, producing the protein MQSIDKVKATGLARFTSLVYLYTGLGIAFWMICAQAIAKNTALSMALFQGMANHRIISMILMIGVPIAFISLCGRFATRSYFLTFLSYVGFLFTLSFIGVPIFYIYSAKSIIQTLTVTSAIFIVSAFIGFVTKKDLTKWSRTLMIGLISVIAVEAINLLIFKSTPLMMLVSGVIVILFLFYIAFDSQNIKRIYQNNATSESLGAIALLASVNLVLDFINLFLSIIQIFGNNN
- a CDS encoding LytTR family DNA-binding domain-containing protein; translation: MKIKVDLSPQYFEKEIVIHADKNDGEVKQILHSLKEIETKFHSLNGYLDDTVYSLQLTDILFFETNDRNVYAHTKKNAFLIHYRLYELEENLPDNFLRVSKSCILNTDEILSLTHSVTGNVVKFRDTYKQIYVSRRFLKNLKIKLNQRKV